A genomic segment from Ruegeria sp. TM1040 encodes:
- the radC gene encoding RadC family protein, with protein sequence MGKSERFEEDMLPLFEGANGDSDEAPLLPIMQGRIPSYIRDHRARLRERFMSAGAIGLPDYELLELILFRSIPRKDVKPLAHQLLASFGDLNRVVTASPERLAEVQGIGQAVICDLKIFEAAAQRMARSRVLQRQVIASWDALLDYCHTAMAHRETEQFRVLYLDRKNILIADEEQARGTVDHVPVYPREVAKRALELNASALILVHNHPSGDPTPSQADIGMTRKVGAALGALDITLHDHLIIGASDELSFRSEGLL encoded by the coding sequence CCTCTTTGAGGGCGCGAATGGCGACAGTGACGAGGCGCCTCTCCTGCCCATCATGCAGGGGCGGATCCCATCCTATATCAGAGATCATCGCGCCCGTTTACGCGAACGCTTTATGAGCGCAGGGGCAATCGGCCTGCCGGACTATGAACTCCTGGAGCTGATCCTCTTTCGCTCCATTCCACGCAAGGACGTGAAGCCCTTGGCGCATCAGCTTCTTGCCAGTTTTGGCGACCTCAACCGCGTTGTGACCGCCTCTCCGGAGCGGCTCGCTGAGGTGCAAGGCATCGGACAGGCTGTAATCTGCGATCTCAAGATCTTTGAGGCCGCAGCGCAGCGCATGGCGCGATCGCGTGTCCTTCAACGCCAGGTGATCGCAAGCTGGGATGCACTGCTGGATTACTGCCATACAGCAATGGCACATCGTGAGACAGAGCAGTTCCGCGTGCTCTATCTCGACCGAAAGAACATCTTGATCGCGGATGAAGAACAGGCTCGCGGCACCGTGGATCACGTCCCGGTTTATCCGCGAGAGGTTGCAAAACGGGCGCTGGAGCTCAACGCCAGCGCCCTGATTTTAGTCCACAATCATCCGTCAGGCGATCCGACCCCCTCTCAGGCGGATATCGGCATGACCCGCAAGGTGGGGGCCGCCCTCGGCGCACTCGACATCACGCTTCATGACCACCTGATCATCGGAGCGTCGGACGAGCTGTCCTTTCGCTCCGAAGGCCTGCTTTAG